TCGCGCGGCGCAGCGTGGCCCGACCGCAGTCTGTTTCAACAGACAAATCTGTCGGGCAGTGAAGTCGCGTACAGGCTCTTGGGTCCGGTATCAGGCTCACAGCCCAAAAGGCGCTTTTTGCCTCCTTTTTGCCGCCCCGCAAAAAGCAGGTCGCCGCAAAGGCGAAACCTTTAAAAAAATGCCGTTTGCATCTCCACTGCGAACGCACGCAAACCCTTCCACAAAAAACAGCCCTCCTTATCCTTCCCCCTGCGGAACGCAGTATACTCTCTTCTTCCCTCCTTCTTTTGCTGTTCAAAGCAGATTGACACACCCCTGTCCCCCTCGTAGGTTCGTTGCATGTCCAACTACGCTCCATCCCTGACCAAAGCCCATCAGGCTTTTTTGTCCGACCTTTTTCCAAACGACGGGTGTGTTCTCTCGCCTGAGGCTCTGGCTGTGTTTTCCGTAGACGCCAGCGGTGAACGAGCCATGCCGTGGGCCGTTGTTCGTCCTGAGAACCAAAAACAGGTGCAGACACTTCTCGCGTGGGCAGATGCTGAACATATGCCTATCTATGGCCGTGCGCGTGGTACCGGGCGGGTTGGGAGTGCCGTGCCGAGCCTCGGTGGTGTGGTCGTGTCCATGTTGCGCATGAACCGGATTCTGGACGTGAACGAAGACGATTTCGTGGCCGTGGTCCAGCCGGGAGTGATCACGGCTGATTTACAGGCGGCCTGTGCTGCAAAACAACTTTTCTATCCTCCTGACCCGGCCAGCGTGAAAATTTCCACCATCGGCGGCAATATCGCTACCTGCGCCGGAGGACTCAAGGCCGTGAAATACGGCGTGACGCGGGACTGGGTGCTCGGAATTGAAGCGGTCCTCCCGGGTGGCAGGATGCTGCGTATGGGGGGGCGTTCCCACAAGGACGTCGTCGGGCTCGACCTGAAACGCCTTTTTGCCGGAAGCAACGGGACGCTCGGATTGTTCACAAAACTCACTGTCAAACTCATCCCTCTGCCAGAATCCTCCGCCTCGGTGCTGGTCGGATTTTCTGATCTGGCGTCATCAATGGAAGGAGCCAAGGCCGTCTTCCGGGCGGGCGTCCTTCCTGCGGCCTGTGAATTCATGGATGGTCCGACCATCAGGGCCATACGCATGGGCGATGATATCCCGCT
The genomic region above belongs to uncultured Pseudodesulfovibrio sp. and contains:
- a CDS encoding FAD-linked oxidase C-terminal domain-containing protein, with the protein product MSNYAPSLTKAHQAFLSDLFPNDGCVLSPEALAVFSVDASGERAMPWAVVRPENQKQVQTLLAWADAEHMPIYGRARGTGRVGSAVPSLGGVVVSMLRMNRILDVNEDDFVAVVQPGVITADLQAACAAKQLFYPPDPASVKISTIGGNIATCAGGLKAVKYGVTRDWVLGIEAVLPGGRMLRMGGRSHKDVVGLDLKRLFAGSNGTLGLFTKLTVKLIPLPESSASVLVGFSDLASSMEGAKAVFRAGVLPAACEFMDGPTIRAIRMGDDIPLVDSAEAALLFMVDGTQQGVDAEVRRLVAALKSVHPVSVEVGSGPEAEALWDVRRSISPASFRIKPDKLAEDISVPRGSVGQAVAAAHAIGREHELNVLCFGHLGDGNIHVSIMHDGSIQSEVDSAHSAKDSVFRMALSFGGTISGEHGTGLTKASFVSEQLSADEMQLMSEIKHVFDPNGIMNPGKGL